The region TCTTTCTACTTGATCATTTAACAAAATCTTTAATGTTCCAACCTCATCTGTTTTTGGACTTTCATATAGAACTAATTCTGTTGTAACAGACTCACTTCCATCTTTTTTCACTGCTAAATAAACAGTATCTTTAACATATAACTTTTCGGTTGAATTTAAATCTTCTCCATATAATTGACCAGCTTCGATCACCTTTTTTAATTCATAGTTATCGAATCCGTAGTTAAATAAACTCATATGATCATTCCAATCATCTCCCGCTTTTAGCGTGACAACGACTAGTTCTAAATCGTCTTTACGTGCAGAAGTCACTAAAGTCCTACGCGCTCTTTCGGTAAACCCCGTTTTCCCTCCTATCGCATATTCATAATACCCTGTCACTAATTTATGTTTATTATGCCATACATAAGGAGTTCCATTTTTAGACGTCGCCTTATGTGTTTCAGTTCCTGTCACTTCTCTAAAAATCGGATTGTTCATTGCATATTGCATTAAAATAGCCATATCTCGAGCCGTAGATAAGTTATATGTGGTTTCATCTAAACCTGATGGATTTTGAAAAATACTATTTTTCATTCCAATTTCTTTTGCTTTTTCATTCATCATTTTAACGAATCCTGCTTCATCACCTCCAACAGCTTCAGCTATGACCATCGCCCCATCATTTCCTGAACGAAGCATTAATCCATAAATGACATCAATTAGCTTCATCTGATCCCCTAATGCCAAATATAAAGATGATCCAACCTGTCTTGTTGCATTATCAGACACCTCAACCCACTCATCTAATTGTCCATTCTCAATCGCAACAATAGAAGTTAAAATCTTAGTAATACTAGCAATATACATTTGTTCATCGGGACACTTTTCAAACAAGACTCGTCCTGTTGTTTGCTCCATTAAAATTCCACAAGTCGAACTAATTCCCATTGCATTGGCTGTTTGATTTCCTTTTACACTAAAGACAACGGCTACAAGTAAGATAGCGACTACTACTTTTAACTTTTTCATTCGTTATTCACCCCAATTCTAATCTCATAACAATGTATGTTAACTTATTTTAAAATATCAATAAATTCGTACAGTTCTTTGGAGAAATTTAAATAAAATAAAAAAAGCTCTCCAGCGTTCGGAGAGCTTTTTTTATTAATTATAAGTTTTTTTAGGTTTTTTACCTTTTTTCAGTTTCGGTTTAGAATCATCTACCACTTCTGCTGCAATTTCAGCATCCATTGTATTTTTGGCTGCTTTCGCATTCGTAACTTTTTTACTTTTTGGATCACGTGCCATACTAATACCTCCAGTTCTCAAAAGTAAAGCCAAGATTAGTATGCACGTTTCAGTCTCATTTATTTATGATTCTTCTGAAAAGTTAAATAGATCTTCTTCTTCCTCTAAGTTAAAATCCGGTGATACAAATGGCAATTCAGGTAACTCTTCTAACGTTTTAATCCCAAAATAATCTAAAAAATCATCTGTCGTTCTAAATAAAATAGGTCGACCAGGTCCTTCTAAACGCCCAGCTTCTTCGATTAAAGAAAAGGTTAATAATTTTCTTAGGACATTATCACTACTAGCCCCTCGAATATTTTCAATTTCATGTCGTGTAATCGGTTGACGATAAGCAACAATAGCCAATACTTCTAAAGCCGCATTTGAAAGGCCTCGCTGATTTGGATTTTGAATCAAACGTTTTAAATAAATGGCATGATCTTTCTTGGTTGTCATTTTATAAACACCCGCAACTTCAATAATATCAATCCCGCTGCAAACCTGCTTATAACGATCTTTTAAATCTAAAATAAGGGATTTTACCTCAACCTCATTCACATCAATGACATATTCTAACTGTTCAAGACTTACGCCTTCATCACCTACAGCAAATAATAATCCTTCTAAAATTCCTAGACGCTCTTGTTTAAACAACTTCATCACCTTCTAAACTTGAAATATAAATATCCTCATAATAACTCTGCTGTGAAATACTGATTTGGCGCCCCTTCACTAATTCTAGCAATGCTAAAAAGGTGACAACAATATATTCTTTATCGTATTGTTCAAATAATGAAATAAACGCAACACGTTTTTTATATTTTAATTGTTGATTGAGTGATTTCATTCTTTCTTCAACTGATATGTTTTGTGGCACAATTCTCGTTTTTAGTGGTTTAGCTAGTTTATGACGACGTAATAATTTTTCAAAGGCAGAGATTAATTGTTCGACTTGAAGATTTTGCGGTAACTTTACTTCTTGATCCAAGTAATCTGTAAAATCAATCGGTGGCTTTGTAAAAAACTGACCTCGCTCCTCTTCAAGTTCACGAAGTTCTTTTGTTACTTCTTTATATTGCTGATACTCAACTAATCGTTGAATCAACGCCTCACGAGTATCTTCTTCATATTCATCCTCTATCTCAACAACCTGTTTGGGTAATAAACTTTTACTTTTAATTTCAATCAATGTGGCGGCCATGACTAAGTATTCTGAAGCAATCTCAAGCTTTAAATCTTCCATTGCGTGAATATAATCTAAATATTGCTGGG is a window of Turicibacter sanguinis DNA encoding:
- a CDS encoding D-alanyl-D-alanine carboxypeptidase family protein, with product MKKLKVVVAILLVAVVFSVKGNQTANAMGISSTCGILMEQTTGRVLFEKCPDEQMYIASITKILTSIVAIENGQLDEWVEVSDNATRQVGSSLYLALGDQMKLIDVIYGLMLRSGNDGAMVIAEAVGGDEAGFVKMMNEKAKEIGMKNSIFQNPSGLDETTYNLSTARDMAILMQYAMNNPIFREVTGTETHKATSKNGTPYVWHNKHKLVTGYYEYAIGGKTGFTERARRTLVTSARKDDLELVVVTLKAGDDWNDHMSLFNYGFDNYELKKVIEAGQLYGEDLNSTEKLYVKDTVYLAVKKDGSESVTTELVLYESPKTDEVGTLKILLNDQVEREIPVYRPIQVKEKELSWFDKIFNWFTGTVNY
- the scpB gene encoding SMC-Scp complex subunit ScpB produces the protein MFKQERLGILEGLLFAVGDEGVSLEQLEYVIDVNEVEVKSLILDLKDRYKQVCSGIDIIEVAGVYKMTTKKDHAIYLKRLIQNPNQRGLSNAALEVLAIVAYRQPITRHEIENIRGASSDNVLRKLLTFSLIEEAGRLEGPGRPILFRTTDDFLDYFGIKTLEELPELPFVSPDFNLEEEEDLFNFSEES
- a CDS encoding segregation/condensation protein A, with translation MEYKVHIDAFEGPLDLLLHLLKEAKVNIYDIKIAEITQQYLDYIHAMEDLKLEIASEYLVMAATLIEIKSKSLLPKQVVEIEDEYEEDTREALIQRLVEYQQYKEVTKELRELEEERGQFFTKPPIDFTDYLDQEVKLPQNLQVEQLISAFEKLLRRHKLAKPLKTRIVPQNISVEERMKSLNQQLKYKKRVAFISLFEQYDKEYIVVTFLALLELVKGRQISISQQSYYEDIYISSLEGDEVV